One Mesoplodon densirostris isolate mMesDen1 chromosome X, mMesDen1 primary haplotype, whole genome shotgun sequence genomic region harbors:
- the RENBP gene encoding N-acylglucosamine 2-epimerase isoform X1 has protein sequence MGRSEGELCLQVQVSQDMEKERETLQAWKERVGHELDVVVAFWLEHSHDQEHGGFFTCLGRDGQVYDDLKYVWLQGRQVWMYCRLYRKLERFRRPELLNAAKAGGEFLLRYARVAPPAKKCAFVLTRDGRPVKVQRTIFSECFYTMAMNELWRVTGDAQYQSEAVEMMDQIVHWVREDPSGLGRPQLPGAPASESMAVPMMLLSLVEQLGEADEELAGSYAELGDWCARRILRHVQRGGQAVLENVSEDGEGLSGCLGRHQNPGHALEAGWFLLRHTIRRGDPKLRDHVIDKFLLLPFRSGWDPDHGGLFYFQDADGLCPTQLEWAMKLWWPHSEAMIAFLMGYSESGDSALLDIFYQVAEYTFRQFRDPEYGEWFGYLNREGKVALTIKGGPFKGCFHVPRCLAMCEEMLSDLLSRLAPASAPVPALSVRSPPADPARRGAE, from the exons ATGGGGAGGTCTGAGGGGGAGCTGTGCCTCCAAGTGCAAGTTTCCCAGGAcatggagaaggagagagagacccTGCAGGCCTGGAAGGAGCGTGTGGGGCACGAGCTGGACGTCGTGGTGGCTTTCTGGTTGGAGCACTCCCACGACCAGGAGCACGG GGGCTTCTTCACGTGCCTTGGCCGTGACGGGCAGGTGTATGACGACCTCAAGTATGTCtggctgcaggggaggcag GTGTGGATGTATTGTCGCCTGTACCGCAAGCTTGAGCGCTTCCGCCGCCCTGAGCTTCTGAATGCAGCTAAAGCAG GTGGCGAATTTTTGCTGCGTTATGCTCGAGTGGCACCTCCTGCAAAGAAGTGTGCCTTTGTGCTGACGAGGGACGGCCGCCCGGTCAAGGTGCAGCGGACCATCTTCAGCGAGTGTTTCTACACCATGGCCATGAATGAGCTGTGGAGGGTGACAGGGGACGCGCAGTACCAG AGCGAAGCGGTGGAGATGATGGATCAGATCGTGCACTGGGTGCGGGAGGACCCCTCTGGGCTGGGCCGGCCCCAGCTCCCTGGTGCCCCGGCCTCGGAGTCCATGGCGGTGCCCATGATGCTGCTCAGCCTGGTGGAGCAGCTCGGGGAGGCCGACGAGGAGCTGGCGGGCAGCTACGCGGAGCTGGGGGACTGGTGCGCTCGGAGGATTCTGCGGCACGTCcag AGGGGTGGGCAGGCTGTGCTGGAGAATGTGTCAGAGGATGGCGAGGGGCTTTCTGGCTGCTTGGGGAGACACCAGAACCCAG GCCATGCGCTGGAAGCTGGCTGGTTCCTGCTCCGTCATACCATCCGGAGAGGTGACCCCAAACTTCGAGACCACGTTATCGACAAGTTCCTATTGTTGCCTTTCCGCTCTGGATGGGATCCTGACCATGGAGGTCTCTTCTACTTCCAGGATGCTGATGGCCTATGCCCCACCCAG CTGGAGTGGGCCATGAAGCTCTGGTGGCCGCACAGCGAAGCCATGATCGCCTTCCTCATGGGCTACAGTGAGAGCGGGGACTCCGCCTTGCTGGACATCTTCTACCAGGTGGCCGAGTACACTTTCCGCCAG TTTCGCGATCCCGAATACGGGGAATGGTTTGGCTACCTGAACCGAGAAGGGAAGGTCGCCCTCACCATCAAGGGGGGTCCTTTCAAAG GCTGCTTCCACGTGCCGCGGTGCCTCGCCATGTGCGAGGAGATGCTGAGTGACCTGCTGAGCCGCCTCGCCCCGGCCTCGGCCCCGGTCCCGGCCCTCAGCGTCCGGTCTCCGCCCGCCGACCCCGCCCGCCGAGGCGCAGAATAA
- the RENBP gene encoding N-acylglucosamine 2-epimerase isoform X2, with protein MEKERETLQAWKERVGHELDVVVAFWLEHSHDQEHGGFFTCLGRDGQVYDDLKYVWLQGRQVWMYCRLYRKLERFRRPELLNAAKAGGEFLLRYARVAPPAKKCAFVLTRDGRPVKVQRTIFSECFYTMAMNELWRVTGDAQYQSEAVEMMDQIVHWVREDPSGLGRPQLPGAPASESMAVPMMLLSLVEQLGEADEELAGSYAELGDWCARRILRHVQRGGQAVLENVSEDGEGLSGCLGRHQNPGHALEAGWFLLRHTIRRGDPKLRDHVIDKFLLLPFRSGWDPDHGGLFYFQDADGLCPTQLEWAMKLWWPHSEAMIAFLMGYSESGDSALLDIFYQVAEYTFRQFRDPEYGEWFGYLNREGKVALTIKGGPFKGCFHVPRCLAMCEEMLSDLLSRLAPASAPVPALSVRSPPADPARRGAE; from the exons atggagaaggagagagagacccTGCAGGCCTGGAAGGAGCGTGTGGGGCACGAGCTGGACGTCGTGGTGGCTTTCTGGTTGGAGCACTCCCACGACCAGGAGCACGG GGGCTTCTTCACGTGCCTTGGCCGTGACGGGCAGGTGTATGACGACCTCAAGTATGTCtggctgcaggggaggcag GTGTGGATGTATTGTCGCCTGTACCGCAAGCTTGAGCGCTTCCGCCGCCCTGAGCTTCTGAATGCAGCTAAAGCAG GTGGCGAATTTTTGCTGCGTTATGCTCGAGTGGCACCTCCTGCAAAGAAGTGTGCCTTTGTGCTGACGAGGGACGGCCGCCCGGTCAAGGTGCAGCGGACCATCTTCAGCGAGTGTTTCTACACCATGGCCATGAATGAGCTGTGGAGGGTGACAGGGGACGCGCAGTACCAG AGCGAAGCGGTGGAGATGATGGATCAGATCGTGCACTGGGTGCGGGAGGACCCCTCTGGGCTGGGCCGGCCCCAGCTCCCTGGTGCCCCGGCCTCGGAGTCCATGGCGGTGCCCATGATGCTGCTCAGCCTGGTGGAGCAGCTCGGGGAGGCCGACGAGGAGCTGGCGGGCAGCTACGCGGAGCTGGGGGACTGGTGCGCTCGGAGGATTCTGCGGCACGTCcag AGGGGTGGGCAGGCTGTGCTGGAGAATGTGTCAGAGGATGGCGAGGGGCTTTCTGGCTGCTTGGGGAGACACCAGAACCCAG GCCATGCGCTGGAAGCTGGCTGGTTCCTGCTCCGTCATACCATCCGGAGAGGTGACCCCAAACTTCGAGACCACGTTATCGACAAGTTCCTATTGTTGCCTTTCCGCTCTGGATGGGATCCTGACCATGGAGGTCTCTTCTACTTCCAGGATGCTGATGGCCTATGCCCCACCCAG CTGGAGTGGGCCATGAAGCTCTGGTGGCCGCACAGCGAAGCCATGATCGCCTTCCTCATGGGCTACAGTGAGAGCGGGGACTCCGCCTTGCTGGACATCTTCTACCAGGTGGCCGAGTACACTTTCCGCCAG TTTCGCGATCCCGAATACGGGGAATGGTTTGGCTACCTGAACCGAGAAGGGAAGGTCGCCCTCACCATCAAGGGGGGTCCTTTCAAAG GCTGCTTCCACGTGCCGCGGTGCCTCGCCATGTGCGAGGAGATGCTGAGTGACCTGCTGAGCCGCCTCGCCCCGGCCTCGGCCCCGGTCCCGGCCCTCAGCGTCCGGTCTCCGCCCGCCGACCCCGCCCGCCGAGGCGCAGAATAA
- the RENBP gene encoding N-acylglucosamine 2-epimerase isoform X3, translating to MYCRLYRKLERFRRPELLNAAKAGGEFLLRYARVAPPAKKCAFVLTRDGRPVKVQRTIFSECFYTMAMNELWRVTGDAQYQSEAVEMMDQIVHWVREDPSGLGRPQLPGAPASESMAVPMMLLSLVEQLGEADEELAGSYAELGDWCARRILRHVQRGGQAVLENVSEDGEGLSGCLGRHQNPGHALEAGWFLLRHTIRRGDPKLRDHVIDKFLLLPFRSGWDPDHGGLFYFQDADGLCPTQLEWAMKLWWPHSEAMIAFLMGYSESGDSALLDIFYQVAEYTFRQFRDPEYGEWFGYLNREGKVALTIKGGPFKGCFHVPRCLAMCEEMLSDLLSRLAPASAPVPALSVRSPPADPARRGAE from the exons ATGTATTGTCGCCTGTACCGCAAGCTTGAGCGCTTCCGCCGCCCTGAGCTTCTGAATGCAGCTAAAGCAG GTGGCGAATTTTTGCTGCGTTATGCTCGAGTGGCACCTCCTGCAAAGAAGTGTGCCTTTGTGCTGACGAGGGACGGCCGCCCGGTCAAGGTGCAGCGGACCATCTTCAGCGAGTGTTTCTACACCATGGCCATGAATGAGCTGTGGAGGGTGACAGGGGACGCGCAGTACCAG AGCGAAGCGGTGGAGATGATGGATCAGATCGTGCACTGGGTGCGGGAGGACCCCTCTGGGCTGGGCCGGCCCCAGCTCCCTGGTGCCCCGGCCTCGGAGTCCATGGCGGTGCCCATGATGCTGCTCAGCCTGGTGGAGCAGCTCGGGGAGGCCGACGAGGAGCTGGCGGGCAGCTACGCGGAGCTGGGGGACTGGTGCGCTCGGAGGATTCTGCGGCACGTCcag AGGGGTGGGCAGGCTGTGCTGGAGAATGTGTCAGAGGATGGCGAGGGGCTTTCTGGCTGCTTGGGGAGACACCAGAACCCAG GCCATGCGCTGGAAGCTGGCTGGTTCCTGCTCCGTCATACCATCCGGAGAGGTGACCCCAAACTTCGAGACCACGTTATCGACAAGTTCCTATTGTTGCCTTTCCGCTCTGGATGGGATCCTGACCATGGAGGTCTCTTCTACTTCCAGGATGCTGATGGCCTATGCCCCACCCAG CTGGAGTGGGCCATGAAGCTCTGGTGGCCGCACAGCGAAGCCATGATCGCCTTCCTCATGGGCTACAGTGAGAGCGGGGACTCCGCCTTGCTGGACATCTTCTACCAGGTGGCCGAGTACACTTTCCGCCAG TTTCGCGATCCCGAATACGGGGAATGGTTTGGCTACCTGAACCGAGAAGGGAAGGTCGCCCTCACCATCAAGGGGGGTCCTTTCAAAG GCTGCTTCCACGTGCCGCGGTGCCTCGCCATGTGCGAGGAGATGCTGAGTGACCTGCTGAGCCGCCTCGCCCCGGCCTCGGCCCCGGTCCCGGCCCTCAGCGTCCGGTCTCCGCCCGCCGACCCCGCCCGCCGAGGCGCAGAATAA
- the NAA10 gene encoding N-alpha-acetyltransferase 10 encodes MNIRNARPEDLMNMQHCNLLCLPENYQMKYYFYHGLSWPQLSYIAEDENGKIVGYVLAKMEEDPDDVPHGHITSLAVKRSHRRLGLAQKLMDQASRAMIENFNAKYVSLHVRKSNRAALHLYSNTLNFQISEVEPKYYADGEDAYAMKRDLTQMADELRRHLELKEKARHVVLGSIENKVEGKGNSLPSSGEACREEKGLAAEDSGGDSKDLSEVSEATESTDVKDSSEASDSAS; translated from the exons ATGAACATCCGCAATGCGAGG CCAGAGGACCTGATGAACATGCAGCACTGCAACCTCCTGTGCCTGCCCGAGAACTACCAGATGAAATATTATTTCTACCATGGCCTTTCCTGGCCCCAG CTCTCTTACATCGCTGAGGATGAGAATGGGAAGATTGTGGGGTATGTCCTGGCCAAAAT GGAAGAGGACCCGGACGACGTGCCCCATGGACACATCACCTCGCTG GCTGTGAAGCGTTCCCATCGGCGCCTTGGCCTGGCTCAGAAGCTGATGGACCAGGCCTCCCGAGCCATGATCGAGAACTTCAATGCCAAATACGTCTCCCTGCATGTCAGGAAGAG TAACCGGGCCGCCCTGCACCTCTATTCCAACACCCTCAACTTTCA GATCAGCGAAGTGGAGCCCAAATACTATGCAGATGGGGAAGACGCATATGCGATGAAACGGGATCTCACCCAGATGGCCGATGAG CTGAGGCGGCACCTGGAGCTGAAGGAGAAGGCCAGGCATGTGGTGCTGGGCTCCATCGAGAACAAGGTGGAGGGCAAGGGCAACTCGCTTCCGAGCTCGGGAGAGGCCTGTCGTGAGGAAAAGGGCCTGGCTGCGGAGGATAGCGGTGGAGACAGCAAAGACCTCAGTGAGGTCAGCGAGGCCACAGAGAGCACCGATGTCAAGGACAGCTCAGAGGCCTCTGACTCGGCCTCCTAG